TATTTAAATACCTCTTTAGCAAGATGTCAGAGAAGAGCGTTCATCTTCCTCAGGAACTGATTGTTAAAATACTATTAAGGGTGCCGGTGAAGACTGTACTACGATGCAAGTGCGTCAGTAAGTCCTGGCTTTCTCTCATTTCTAATCATGATTTTGCAACTTCACATTTTCAACTTGGTGCCACACCCACACAGAAACTTGTTTGCTTACGAAGTTATTCTCGTGAAACCATATCAATAGATTTTAATGCATCGCTTAATGATGATTCATCTTATGCTTCGCGAAGCCTTGATTTTTTGAGTGGTGGACCTTGTCATAAAATTAGAGGCTCGTGTAGAGGGTTTTTGCTCTTTCATGGAGATACAAACTTCTGTGCATGGAATCCATCCACGGGTGTTCACAAACAAATACCCGAGTCTCCAATAGCTATTCCCTCCACTGCTGATTGTTATTCAAGGATTCTGTGTGGCTTTGGATACGAGTCATTGGCGAATGATTACTTAGTAGTTTTGTTGTCCCGCGACAGCTATGATTCCTATGATAGTTTGATTTACTTGCAAATTTTCTCATTGAGAGCTAATAAGTGGAAACTAATGGAGTTTGGTTCTCATTTTCCTTATTGTATTAGTATCACCCAATTAGGGTTGCCCTTGAATGATGCTATTCATTGGTTGGTTTATAGTTTTGAGACCCACAGATATGTTATTGTTGCCTTTGATTTAAAGGAAATGAAAATGTCAGTGATAGATCTGCCAGATGTTTTGGATAACTATACTTGTTGTATAGTATATGACCTCTTGGTCCTTGGGGGACTTCTTGGTGTATGGAATGTGGAGTTGCCTGCAGTTGACATATGGATGATTCAAGAATATCCAACTTATTCATCGTGGTCTAAGACTCATTCTTTTTCTCTGGATTCATACTTTTCCCCAATATGCTTTGCAAATTGTGGTTATCTGATTGGAATAGATGATGAAGGTGGATTGATCAAGTTTAATGACAAAGGACAGCTTCTAGAGCGTCACTCCAATGGTAACTCCTCCTATTGTAACTTTTACTTTGGAAGCCACACAATGATTGTATACAGAGAGTCTCTCTTTTCACTTCCTAACGGCTCCGAGCAAACTTAACGAGATGACTAGTGATAGCAAACCATAAGAACATGATTGTGGAATATTTGTTCTATGAGAAATAATAGGCAAAATAGTAAAACTGAATGATGCCAGTATAGGATAGGATTGACAGTAGAGTTAGTTGATGAACTTCATCATCTTTATCTTATTTCATCATTATGTTCTTTCTTGTTGCAGTATTTGATAATACCAACTTGCTTATATCCGTTGTTCTCTTTTAATAACTTGTTTCCTTTCATTATTTTAATGGTGTTTTATTTGAAGCATTGCTATATACTGACCCACACTTCTAAAATATCCCAGCCTAATTTATTGTAAAAAAACTATAGCAGTCATTATAAATgaaagggaaaagctaacatacCCGTGTTATGTTAGTAATTTAAGTactaaaattgtgattttgacAAATTTTTATTGATGAAATCATATTAGACAGATACAACAATGACAAAACCAAGACCCGTCTATAACTATTCAGGACAAAAATAACATACACATGAAGCATCCACCATATTTTCACCATCTTTTAAAATGCACAATCCCTAAATCCCAATCTATTAACAGTAGCAGAAGTCAAGATCTCTACAAGCCTTTAGTCCACTTCCTCCATCTTACTCTCCTCTGCACCATCCTCTTCCAACAGAGGCATAAATAATTACACCATCCTCACCCCTAATTTGACCCAAGTGCTGGTTTTCATAATTACACCCATTCACTGAATTCCTACTGTAACTGTAAGTTGAAGCATATCAAAGCAATTCACTTTCTCAATTGCTCAAAAAAttactataatattatttatctcCACTCTTAATTCTCAAGTGGCATGTCTATAGCATACCAATATGGATTTACTAAATTTACGAAAAACAAAGGCATCGACTATCCAAACATTGCTGTAATTGTTCATAGTAttacatttaatttaaaattttaagaaacATTAGATGAGATCAAAAAATGCAGAAAAACTAAAAATTCAACGTAGTACTAATACACTACTAGCATCACTTTGATTCAAATGAAGCGCGGCGTGTCGCTGCATCGGACATGTGTCGGACACGGATACTCATACGACACGCGTACGACACGTATCTGACACGTTTTTGCAGTGtccttgaaaaaaaataatttaattgcagCGGATACAGCACCTTATTTCAAATAAAGGACACACCCaactcaaaaaaaattaattttttttataaaaaaaaaaggccCAACTcaataattatttcatatttcactTCTACACTATAAAAATAACACAATTAGGATtccttatttttttcttattcctTGGTTTAGATGTTGGTTTTATCAATATGGAGTGACTATGATAtgatttgtattattttgttttggtggatttatgtcttcttttttttttattgaaagtactaattttaaatatatataaattttgctTCTCATTTTAAACTCTTTATAAGTTATGCTCATACAGTGTATTTGTACGATcagtattattatattaatatataaaatatatatagccGTGTCCGTGTCCTATGTTTTTTATATTAGCGGAGTCATCGTGTCCGTGTCGTATTCCGTGTCCGTGTCCGAGTCCGGGCTTCATAGGATTCAATCAACTAATTTAGCTTTTCGGAAGTGCGTTTTTGGATGTCTAAAAATGCATCTTCGAATATATTTTTTTGGCAAAATATAAATGTTTCACTTGCAACATCtttgtttttgtgattttgacttcgtttggcccaacttttttatgtcttaaaagttactttaaagttaaagttaaaaataagagcttttaaaataaagttaaaggtgtttggttatgattattttttaagctttaaaattatatatatatatatatatatatatatatatatatatatatatatatatatatatatatatatatatatatatatatatatatatatatatatatatatatatatacatatatatatatatatatgtattgcaTAATTGTTGTATTAACCTATATAATTTAGTGTatagtataaaaaattaataatattattattgaaaattattatacaataaaataagatataatatacaaataaataaaagttgGGCAATACTAATATCTACAAAAATGAtgtaaacagaataaaataaataaataaaacataactctagatgttatgaaccatagaaaaaaattgaaaaacataGTAAGTgccatttttttaaagaaaaatgctTTCATCGGGATTCGAACCGCGACCACATGTTTTAAGCTCCAAAAAAGTTAGTTTCAACGACTTTTTTACAAGctcattttattcaattttttgcctttaaaaaaagctactttttttcataagagctttataaaaaatgtatttggccctccatctccttataaggagaagaTAGGTAGATAAAAAGTTAGGCCAAAAGCTTTTTCTGTGGCACACCCTTAAAAGTGAAAATAACATTCCTCTCACAAAATGGAAGAAGGCCCAAATCATGGGCTAAGAAAGAGGTGCACATAGCTATTTGCAATTGGGCTTAGTTACTGCTAGTGTGGCTAGAGAGAGAGCTCTTGATGACAAAATAGAAAGAAATCCTAACTAGGACCAATAATTGATTCCAAGTATGTGATTCCACATTTGTTTACTACTTTGATTTGTTAATACGAATGCATTTTCTTATGCAAGATGTCGGAGAAGAGAGTGCATCTGCCTCAGGAACTGATCGTGGAAATTCTGTTGAGATTGCCGGTGAAGACTGTATTACGTTGCATGTGCGCATGCAAATCATGGCTCTCCTTCATCTCTAACCCTGATTTTGCCACTTCGCATTTTCAACTTGCTGCCTCACCCACACATAGATTTGTGTTCTTAGAAAGCTATCCTTGTAAAATCCTATCCATAGATTTTGATGCATCTCTAAACCCTGATTCTTCTTATGCTTCTCTAAACTTTGATTTTTTGCGCCGAGGTTATGCTGAAATTGGCGGTTCATGTCGAGGATTTTTGTTTTTGCACAATAGCACAGATTTCTACCTTTGGAATCCATCCACAGGTGTCCACAAACAAATACCTGCCTCTCCTATGACCATTCATGGTAATTCCATGTTGATGTGTGACTTTTCCATGTTTATGTATGGCTTTGGATATAACGCGTTAAGGGATGATTACTTGGTATTTTTGGGGTACTACCTACATAATGATTCTAGTTCCATTGACTTGGAGATTTTCTCATTGAGGGATAATAAATGGAAACAAATTGGGGGTGATTCTCTTTTTCCTTATGCTTCGTGTGGACATCGTTTCAAAGTCGGGTTGTTTCTGAATGGGGCTCTTTATTGGTATGTATATAATCACCAGATCTCTAAGGATGTTATTATTGCCTTTGATTTAAAGGAAATGGCAATCACTGAGATACCTCTGCCAGATGAATTTTATAATCCTATAGAACATAATTTGGTGGTGTTTGGTGGACTTATCGGTGTGTGGTTTACAGAGACGGATACATTTAATTTATGGGTGATGCAAGAATATGAAGGGCATTTGTCTTGGATTAAGACTCTTGTTTTCTCCATACTCCCAGCTCCATGTTTTTTCCCGGTGTGTTTTACAAGTTGTGGTAATATAGTTGGAACAAATGAGTTTAGTCGATTGGTGAAGTTTAATGACAAAGGACAGCTCCTAGAGCATCACTCTGATCATACCTGTTGCTCATATAGATCTGAGATGATTGTGTATACAGAGTCTCTGCTTTCACTTCCTGGTGGCACTGAGCAAGCTTAAGAAGATCACTGGTGATAACAAACAAGAAGAATGTGATTGTGTAATATTCACATTTACCATTTATTGatagttatattttgtattatgaaCTCTTGGTGTCATGAAGCATGAAAAATAATGGGCATGCAAGTGAAACTGGGAGAAGACAGAACATAATTGAGAGTAGATTTGGTATGTCAACTTCATCATTATGTTTTATCTTGTTGCTATATTTTACTTTATGTTATTCTTTGTTATTATTAGTAATTCGTGTAGTTCGATTTTTACACCACCCTAATAATGTGTCTCCTTCCattattttaatgatattttgaTGATATAGAATCAATTTTAAGATGGGAAATGCATATAGCAATCAATATGTAAAAAATCTGGCAATAACCATACTGACTCAATTTTAAAGCCCAGCTTAGTTTAGTGATCAGTTTCTTATCCGTTGTTCGTCATGCTGCTCTTGATAGACTCTTTTTCTGTCCTTCTGAACCTTGAATGAAATTTCCCAATCACAAATCCTTCGCAGCATCTCAAATTACAAGGACAAAGATTCTCCCTCACTGTTTATTGTACATATGTTTTAGTTACTACAACATCAGCTTCATATACACTCATCAAATCTTGTACATGGTTGTGTTAAGTCCTTTAATTTTTATGCTAGGATGTCTGGTTATGTATGATGAATATCAGTGTAAGTTGCTGTCATATAACTGTATGCTTTCATGAAAAAGTAAAGTCGTATATTAGAATGTGTTTGGAGTACATGCTGAATTATTTGCTTTGAACACTGCACTAGTTCCATCACCAGTAAGGTTGTGTACTATGTTAGAATGAGTAAGTAAATATTTCTTTAATTGGAATGCGAAAACTAAAAGAAAACTATTAATCTGGACAGACAGATGTGTATATTGGGTTTGTTTTGTTTCATATGTTCAGATTTACCAAGGCATATACATAGTTTTTATTTCATTGTTATAgtacttttgaattttttggttGAGTACTGAAGATAAATGAATTTCATTTCTtctaacaatttgaatttgaatgtttCTCTTGAGTAGTTTCTTTGGTCTGGCCTTTTCTTGAATTTTCTCAATTAACAGCTGAATTCTTCTCTCAAActttcctacgaatttaacctgtttaaaatgaaaaaataatccAATCCTCaactgtttttttaaaaaaagttgctGCAGGAATAACCACGAACGTTTGCGGttcaatttgtttgaaaaaatggaTAAAATTTTCTTAGAAAGAAAAGTGAGTACATTATGAGTCTGATTCAATTATCTTTGAAATTTTGTATTTAACATTCTTACTGCTTCTTATGGGATGCACCAAGTGAGTTTTGAATCTAATCACCGGAAGTTAATTTACTAGTCCTATTTATCTTCCTTAGACTCATCTTTATAACTTTGTGTTACTTCTTTAAAGGATCCTATACATAATTGATtctatttgaaattaaaatttgtaattattgaatttaaatctgatttttatattaaaatttacagTTGAACTCAATTTTACTTAAATTTATTCAAATATAAATTACTTCATCTTTAACTCATTTTTAGTGAATGATGTATATTATTACTCCTTAAATACAgttataaataacaatatatttcAATTCATACTTTTTTTATAGCAAACCATTCATGTTAAACCAACAGAGTTGAATGGCGATTACAAGACAGGCCATCACTCAAGAAAGGAATGAGGTCCAACCAAATTTTGTTTCCTAGGCATTCGGCATATATTTGCTTAGGAGTTTTCAAAGCAGATCAATACCTTTTTTCAGAAGATTACTCCTGGTGGGGAGAATGTTCTTTCAAGCTCTCCAAACACAATTCTTGATTTTTGATTCGAAGGGAACTTTCCATCACTTTTTCCACACACCACTGCAAGAAACTGATGAAGGGTCGTGAACTTCCTTCCTTTTAAGGTCTTTGAGATAATGGTGCATTGTTTTTACAGAATATTCGTCATCCTTTTCAAAATGTCAAATCAGTTTATCCTCCTAGAGTCTGCACGAGAGGAGAATGCTTACGACTTGCACAGCCTCAGTCTGTTCGAAAACTTCATTAAGAACTTCCGGTTTCCACTTCCCCAAGTCAATTCATACTTTTCTTATACTATATTTTACTGCTTCCCCTTCTTTTACTTTACAAATCATGTGCTTCTTTTTGAAATTCTGTCTAGTTTTAGTTATTCGAACATTACATAAAACTTTGAAGTCGTATGTCTATTAACTAAGAACTTAATTGAATCTAACTTAAATTTTAGATTGATTTGTCGGATTCATTTGTTACAAGTAAAACTTTTTACCGCCAGTCAAAATTTAAGATGATTGTGTCAAAATTTATGTAACTTACATTTAAAAACTTTAAAAAGACAAGACAATAGCCTCTCCCAAAAGGAAAAATTTCAATGAGGCTAATAACTTAAATACTGATATCAGTTCCAACGAAAAAGGAATATATGCACATGAATGACGAATTTTCTAATCATAATATAACTTCAACCTCCAATATCTATCAAATACAAAGTAGTCACTCTTATACGTGTGCAGTGGTGGAGCTAGAAAAATTATGAAGTCTCGGCAAAAATTTAAAGACCGCAAATATAGATAGACTCACATGCTTTCTTTTAACCAACTGATAATCATTAGCATGGCAAGAAGGGGTAAAGATATTGTGTTGGTCTATATTAGCCATTTCTTTATCAGCAATTTCGAAGATTTTTTCACATGAATGTGATGGGTGTTCGACTGACTGAAAATGACATAGTATGTTCAAGAGCTTAAATGTTTGATCCAAAATCATATTAGTTGGCAGTTGCCCACATAAACTAGAAAATTCCCAATTGATCAAGGAAGTTATCTGTTAGAGCATTTCTTACCTGCAATAGACAGACAGAGATATACGTTATTGATTCATAccattttctataatttttattCCCTACATCGTTGCAATGGGATCTTGGATTTTAGTTTTCTAGTTTTTCTGCAAAAATGAGATGCGTACCATGTAACCTTTGAAACTTATAGAATCTTGTTTTGTAGCTGAGTTGTACTTGACAATAAGTTGGCTAAGTTGGGGAACACAATGTTCTGAAACAAAGAAAACCAGAATCAAAGAGCTCAAACACTTGACAATGTAAGTGTATTTATTTATCACACCTGCTTAGCTCTCGCCACCGATGAAAAAGTCGTTTTTCTTATACTGAGGAAAACGCTCAAaccagtttaaaaaaaatatgagagAGTCCTCAGCTGCACATAAAAACATACATGAAAAGTGAAAAGGATAACTTATCAAAAACAACTTGTCAAATAGGCTGAGCCACTAGACATGTGTGTTTAGCTTCACTCTTAGTGCAGGAAAAAGTGATTCTAGAAGTATTAAATTGATTTTGCCAAGTTTGTATACGGTCTAATATAATTGATTTAACTTTAAGCATTTGCCTACAAATCAACTGGTGTTGATTTTTTAAAGATGATTATATAAAGGTGAATTGTAAAGAACTAAGTTAATAACTTAATATACATTAACTTTAAGTTATGTTGGATTTTCTTATTCAAAGAATTCATCCTCATTTACTGTGATATACCCAGAACAGTGCTGGAATCTGATGTTAAAGTTTTGACCTGGTAGTGATTGAACAATCCTGTCTCTTTCTTGTTGGACCAATGGCTCTGTTGCAAATGCACGACTTTCACAAGTTCAGCAAGTGAAACaatcaataacaacaattcaacaccaTAATTCGTCAGAAACATAagcgaaaaaggaaaagaaacttggtTGAGACAATTTACTGAACATTTAGTGTGCAAGTTGCAAAACGCTGGTAACGATAACAATTAGATACCAATTCATAAACCACAACCTGTAAtaacaaaaatcatcaacaacaataataattcaaCATAATGAAGTGAAAGAATTGAAACAAAAAGAGGCGAGAAATTGGTTAAAGCATTCTATCGAACACCTTGCAGGCAAGACTAAAAGCtgtatttttctgcattttaaacGGGTAATCATTCGTCTACTTAGCTTCATAATATTGTATGCTAGTATTTAGAATCAATACTGAAACTGCAAAATCAGAATTGACTCAAAATTGTGTCAAAAAATTaactcaaaaatatgaaaacaaacCGTAAAAGTTAGCTtacagtaaaaaaaaaaaaggcaaaactccaaaacatcaaagaaaatttgggCCAGAGCCTTGGCATCTGCTCAGCCTGGCCGGGCCTTAGAACCGTACATGCAATGTGCATGTGTGGCTCTGTGCGCTTATTAAGTTTAATAGGTTTTGATggtgaaaaaataattaaaataaatgatgagcatcatcaaagaaaaaaaatattgaagtaaATCAAAAAGTGAAACTAAAAGGTTCAGATATTTGGCGCAAAGAAAGCCAAATGCTAAGATCAAAAGAACTTTAAGTCGTTGAAGACTTGCATGATCTTGTGCGTAAATGTATTTTTATCTATTTAGGATCAATAGTATGTAATAAGTGTGAGTAGCTCTTTAGGTACTAAATTAATGCATGCACACACTTAAAATGTTTTACAAacttcttatattttcaaaaccttcttaaaaataactttggcCAATGCCTAATCAATTATACATAAAAAATTAGCATATAATCAATTATGgataatttctaattgattatgGGATAAAATTCTCAATAATCAAGTAAGAATTATTTCTAATCAATTTGGGTTTAGATCCACTAAATGTTTTCTTTCTTTACTTGGTCTAATTGCCAATTATTTATCCTATATAAAGGAGACCTTGTGTTCCCTTCTCATCAAAAGAAATTTGATGTTTACTCTTCTCTTTTACCCACTTTGTTCTTAGAAAATGTTTTATACACTTTTCGTTATTGTTGTGTTGAGAGAACGAAAGGCTTACGTGAGTTGtgtaattcttttctttttcttttaaaaaaaatgtaacatATAGAAAAACAAACCAACAAAACAAAACCAGAAATGAGAAGTACAAAAACAAACCAACAACATAAAACAGGAAATGAGAAAACAACTAAATAACAAAAAACAATAATACATCACAACAAAAGAGAAACACCTATGCAAAGAGAGGAAAAAAAAGGAAGGCGAAAGCAAGAGCACCAGAAAAAGGACCCAGGCTAAAGCTCCCCAATCAAGaaccaacaaaaacaacaacatgaaTCTCCATTGAAGCAACAAGAACACACCAAGAGGAGACTGAAGACACTCATGCCGCTATTGGCTCATTTACTATATAAGGTTATCGATCCATTTTGAAAAATCACAAGAGTTCTCCACAAACCTACCAAGA
The Vicia villosa cultivar HV-30 ecotype Madison, WI linkage group LG6, Vvil1.0, whole genome shotgun sequence genome window above contains:
- the LOC131612163 gene encoding F-box protein CPR1-like — its product is MSEKRVHLPQELIVEILLRLPVKTVLRCMCACKSWLSFISNPDFATSHFQLAASPTHRFVFLESYPCKILSIDFDASLNPDSSYASLNFDFLRRGYAEIGGSCRGFLFLHNSTDFYLWNPSTGVHKQIPASPMTIHGNSMLMCDFSMFMYGFGYNALRDDYLVFLGYYLHNDSSSIDLEIFSLRDNKWKQIGGDSLFPYASCGHRFKVGLFLNGALYWYVYNHQISKDVIIAFDLKEMAITEIPLPDEFYNPIEHNLVVFGGLIGVWFTETDTFNLWVMQEYEGHLSWIKTLVFSILPAPCFFPVCFTSCGNIVGTNEFSRLVKFNDKGQLLEHHSDHTCCSYRSEMIVYTESLLSLPGGTEQA
- the LOC131612162 gene encoding F-box protein CPR1-like; its protein translation is MSEKSVHLPQELIVKILLRVPVKTVLRCKCVSKSWLSLISNHDFATSHFQLGATPTQKLVCLRSYSRETISIDFNASLNDDSSYASRSLDFLSGGPCHKIRGSCRGFLLFHGDTNFCAWNPSTGVHKQIPESPIAIPSTADCYSRILCGFGYESLANDYLVVLLSRDSYDSYDSLIYLQIFSLRANKWKLMEFGSHFPYCISITQLGLPLNDAIHWLVYSFETHRYVIVAFDLKEMKMSVIDLPDVLDNYTCCIVYDLLVLGGLLGVWNVELPAVDIWMIQEYPTYSSWSKTHSFSLDSYFSPICFANCGYLIGIDDEGGLIKFNDKGQLLERHSNGNSSYCNFYFGSHTMIVYRESLFSLPNGSEQT